A stretch of the Hydrogenimonas thermophila genome encodes the following:
- a CDS encoding thiamine phosphate synthase: MLHYAITDPKYYTSNPNTLLQTLKKVLVQKRVDMVSLRDKKTDKYEELAKSFLSIQSKYTLTKFLLHTDYQLAANLGAFGVHLPSSSLDKISDAKSKGLWVIASTHSLEEATFAENEGADAITYSPIFETPGKGEPKGLEKLKEIKGKIAIKLFALGGIVTESHIDAVKDAGADGFASIRFFLK; this comes from the coding sequence ATGCTTCATTACGCGATAACTGATCCAAAATATTATACTTCTAATCCAAATACTCTACTGCAAACTCTTAAAAAAGTTTTAGTACAAAAAAGAGTTGATATGGTCTCTCTTCGAGATAAAAAAACAGATAAATATGAAGAGTTGGCTAAAAGTTTTCTTTCAATCCAGTCAAAATACACTTTAACAAAGTTTTTACTGCACACTGATTATCAATTGGCTGCAAACTTAGGTGCATTTGGTGTTCACCTGCCATCTTCATCTTTGGACAAAATAAGTGATGCTAAATCAAAAGGGCTTTGGGTTATAGCAAGTACGCACTCTTTAGAAGAGGCAACTTTTGCAGAGAATGAGGGGGCTGATGCCATTACATATAGTCCTATATTTGAAACTCCTGGTAAAGGAGAGCCTAAAGGTTTAGAGAAGTTGAAAGAAATTAAAGGTAAAATAGCAATCAAACTTTTCGCATTAGGCGGTATTGTTACTGAGTCTCATATAGATGCCGTTAAAGATGCGGGAGCTGACGGTTTTGCGTCGATACGCTTTTTTTTAAAATAA
- a CDS encoding F0F1 ATP synthase subunit A: MEGVFTFFGAINHSHAFVFVTHVLLSAIIALALAKMATKSLRMVPIGTQNIMEAYLQGIVAMGRDVIGETNAKRYLPLVATIGIFVFIGNVLGIIPGFESPTGNINMTLTLALIVFVYYNFEGIRKNGVVHYFAHFAGPVKWLAPLMFPIEIVSHISRIISLSFRLFGNIKGDDLFLWVLLMLAPWFVPLPAFVLLAFSAILQTFIFMILTYVYLAGAVLLEEESH; encoded by the coding sequence TTAACCATTCACATGCATTCGTATTTGTAACGCATGTTCTTCTCTCTGCTATTATTGCACTAGCTCTTGCAAAAATGGCTACAAAATCTTTAAGAATGGTTCCTATAGGAACACAAAACATTATGGAAGCATATTTGCAAGGCATTGTTGCTATGGGACGTGATGTTATCGGTGAAACAAATGCTAAAAGATATCTTCCGTTAGTAGCTACAATCGGAATATTTGTATTTATTGGAAACGTTTTAGGAATTATTCCTGGTTTCGAGTCACCAACTGGTAACATCAACATGACTCTTACTCTTGCTCTTATAGTATTTGTATACTATAACTTCGAAGGGATAAGAAAAAATGGTGTAGTACACTACTTTGCGCACTTTGCTGGACCCGTTAAATGGTTGGCACCTCTAATGTTCCCAATTGAGATTGTATCTCATATCTCTCGTATTATTTCTCTCTCTTTCCGTCTTTTTGGTAACATCAAGGGAGATGACCTTTTCTTATGGGTTCTATTGATGCTAGCACCTTGGTTCGTGCCTCTTCCAGCATTTGTACTTTTGGCGTTTTCTGCTATTTTGCAAACATTTATCTTTATGATTCTTACATACGTCTACTTGGCGGGTGCAGTATTGTTAGAAGAAGAGTCTCACTAA
- a CDS encoding potassium channel protein translates to MIKYLVAFSYFLESAHRYQKIKKFFNDLLNNDDYPYKKYFDIFMVLIILSSVSILVIDVREHVADWLDYYDLYIVTSIFIVEYLLRLWVHDDIHKVIITEYEESQFFEKPFKLTKVFKDIASNKWSYMTSVPAIIDLIAILPSYREIRVLRVFVLFRAFKMLRYSKSLLQFFEILKSKKIELYTLVTLLSFFTLIASVMIYVFEGNGTNPNINGLFDAVYWALVTITTVGYGDITPVTTEGRAVSMLIILTGIGAISFLTSIIVSAFNEKLPEIKETRVMNQIMKKKDLNLVCGYGKIGQLVSKKLQEAGESFLVIETDPAKVEKAELDGFHVLKADATKSDTFLKLKLCQNVKSVICVTHDDIINVFITINARSLCKDVEIIARCSDKSVAKKLKLAGANHLIMPEEIAGLLGAVYIGQPVAFEALQAILTQKRTARIDEIEIKLGSFLDGSTVGDFDFSANRLVLLAVLKSLRSNDKSSHYIIFNPSENTELKVGDILVIMGYSVSIADFKGRLEKSVRFKTRVS, encoded by the coding sequence GTGATCAAATATCTGGTTGCATTCTCTTATTTTCTAGAGAGTGCACACAGATATCAAAAAATTAAAAAATTCTTCAACGATCTTCTAAATAATGATGACTATCCATATAAAAAATATTTTGATATTTTTATGGTATTGATAATACTATCAAGTGTTTCAATATTAGTAATTGATGTTAGGGAGCATGTAGCTGATTGGCTTGATTATTATGATCTTTATATTGTTACATCAATTTTCATAGTAGAGTATCTTTTACGTTTATGGGTACATGATGATATACATAAAGTTATTATTACAGAGTATGAAGAGTCTCAATTTTTTGAAAAGCCATTTAAACTAACTAAGGTATTTAAAGATATTGCCTCTAATAAGTGGTCATATATGACTTCTGTTCCTGCAATCATAGATTTAATAGCAATTTTACCTAGTTATCGTGAAATAAGAGTCCTTAGGGTATTTGTTCTATTTAGAGCTTTTAAAATGTTACGTTACAGTAAGAGTCTTCTTCAATTTTTTGAAATATTAAAAAGTAAAAAAATAGAGCTATATACCCTTGTAACTCTTCTCTCTTTCTTTACTCTTATTGCATCAGTAATGATTTATGTATTTGAAGGGAATGGAACAAATCCAAATATTAATGGTCTTTTTGATGCTGTTTATTGGGCTTTAGTAACTATTACTACAGTCGGTTATGGCGATATTACTCCTGTAACAACAGAGGGTCGTGCAGTTTCAATGCTGATCATTCTTACAGGTATAGGTGCAATATCTTTTTTAACTTCTATTATTGTTTCAGCTTTCAATGAAAAACTGCCTGAAATTAAAGAGACAAGAGTTATGAATCAGATCATGAAGAAAAAAGATCTGAATCTAGTATGTGGTTATGGCAAGATAGGACAGCTTGTTTCAAAAAAGCTCCAAGAAGCTGGTGAATCTTTTCTTGTTATAGAGACAGACCCAGCAAAAGTCGAAAAAGCAGAACTTGATGGATTTCATGTTTTAAAAGCTGATGCAACAAAAAGTGATACATTTTTGAAACTTAAACTTTGTCAAAATGTAAAGTCTGTAATATGTGTTACACATGATGATATAATTAATGTATTTATAACTATTAATGCAAGAAGTCTATGTAAAGATGTTGAAATAATAGCTCGTTGCAGTGACAAAAGTGTTGCAAAGAAATTAAAACTTGCTGGTGCAAATCATCTAATTATGCCTGAAGAGATTGCAGGACTGCTTGGTGCTGTTTATATAGGTCAACCTGTTGCATTTGAAGCTTTACAAGCTATTTTAACTCAAAAAAGAACTGCTAGAATTGATGAAATAGAGATTAAACTTGGATCGTTTTTAGATGGTTCTACTGTTGGAGATTTTGATTTTTCTGCTAACAGATTAGTTCTTTTGGCTGTATTAAAAAGCTTACGAAGCAATGATAAAAGTAGTCACTATATAATATTTAATCCTTCAGAAAATACAGAATTAAAAGTAGGTGATATTCTTGTAATAATGGGTTATAGTGTTAGTATTGCTGACTTTAAAGGAAGGTTAGAAAAAAGTGTACGGTTCAAAACAAGAGTCTCGTGA
- a CDS encoding NAD-binding protein, whose product MYGSKQESREIILFGFGKLGHRIYEMLTSNFSKITVADNREDIINDAKEYGIDSAFYIDLVDDSKLEELGLDNKILFCAMDEMSLNIFLVLSLKTISSNSTIISVSTSSESTRKLKFIGADKVIDLYESSANRIVDIITRPAVTKVLDEIIYIDNEIRIEEIEIPPKSFLEDKYVSDIDFREFGLILIGITDKELGDDFTFVSRGINHKFDEGDILVLLGESQALEDFYTLLMGQIDE is encoded by the coding sequence GTGTACGGTTCAAAACAAGAGTCTCGTGAAATAATTCTTTTTGGATTTGGAAAACTTGGGCATAGAATTTATGAAATGCTCACATCAAATTTTAGTAAAATAACTGTTGCAGACAATAGAGAAGATATAATTAATGATGCAAAAGAGTATGGTATTGACTCTGCTTTCTATATTGATTTAGTAGATGATTCAAAGTTGGAAGAGTTAGGACTTGATAATAAAATACTCTTTTGTGCTATGGATGAGATGTCTCTTAATATATTTTTAGTGCTTTCTCTTAAAACCATTTCAAGCAACTCTACTATTATATCTGTATCTACATCTTCAGAGAGTACTAGAAAACTTAAATTTATTGGTGCAGATAAAGTAATTGATCTATATGAATCTAGTGCTAATAGAATAGTAGACATTATTACTCGTCCAGCTGTCACAAAAGTCCTTGATGAAATCATATATATTGATAATGAGATAAGAATTGAAGAGATAGAAATTCCTCCAAAGAGCTTTCTTGAAGACAAATATGTTAGTGATATTGATTTTAGAGAGTTTGGATTAATTTTAATAGGTATTACTGACAAAGAGCTTGGTGATGATTTTACATTTGTTTCAAGGGGAATAAATCATAAATTTGATGAAGGGGATATTTTAGTATTATTAGGAGAGAGTCAGGCTTTAGAAGATTTCTATACTCTTTTAATGGGGCAAATAGATGAATAA
- the gatB gene encoding Asp-tRNA(Asn)/Glu-tRNA(Gln) amidotransferase subunit GatB gives MFEVIIGLEVHVQLNTKTKIFCNCATSFADHQNSHTCPVCLGLPGALPVLNKEAVKKAMMFGNAIEATVHKKSVFNRKNYFYPDLPKGYQISQFEIPIVENGHLMIDFDDGSQKRIGITRAHLEEDAGKNSHEGDHSLVDLNRAGTPLLEIVSEPDMRSADEAVRYLKKLHSIVRYLGISDANMQEGSFRCDVNVSIRPKGDDKLYTRVEIKNMNSFRFIHQAIDYEVQRQIEAWEDGVYNEEVWQETRLFDTVKGETRSMRGKEDSADYRYFPEPDLLPVILDDEMIEEAKNIPEMPDAKRARYVKDFGIREYDAVVITSEVEMARFYEEMIEEGANPKEAAKWLTIELQGRLKGGMTVETSPVSAKQLALIVKRIEESTISGKAGKDVLDYLFENQGADVDEVIEKLGLKQVSDDGAILALIDEVLANNQDKVEEYKGGKEKLFGFFVGQVMKASKGSANPGKVNQLLKERLNS, from the coding sequence ATGTTTGAAGTCATTATTGGCCTTGAAGTCCACGTTCAGCTAAATACAAAAACAAAAATCTTCTGTAACTGTGCTACCAGTTTTGCCGATCATCAAAATAGTCATACTTGTCCTGTATGTTTAGGTCTTCCAGGAGCATTGCCAGTTTTAAATAAAGAAGCTGTAAAAAAAGCTATGATGTTTGGTAATGCTATTGAAGCTACAGTTCATAAAAAGTCTGTTTTCAACCGTAAAAACTATTTCTATCCAGATCTTCCAAAAGGGTATCAAATCAGCCAGTTTGAGATACCTATTGTAGAGAATGGTCATTTAATGATCGATTTTGATGATGGAAGTCAAAAACGTATTGGAATTACACGAGCCCATCTTGAAGAAGATGCGGGTAAAAACTCTCATGAAGGTGATCACTCTTTAGTTGACTTAAATCGTGCAGGAACCCCTCTGCTTGAAATTGTCAGCGAACCTGATATGAGAAGTGCTGATGAAGCAGTACGTTATCTTAAAAAACTTCACTCTATCGTAAGATACCTTGGCATCAGTGATGCAAATATGCAAGAAGGCTCTTTTAGATGTGATGTTAATGTCTCTATTCGACCAAAAGGGGATGATAAACTTTATACTCGTGTAGAGATTAAAAATATGAACAGTTTCCGCTTTATTCATCAAGCTATTGATTATGAAGTACAGCGTCAGATAGAGGCTTGGGAAGATGGCGTTTATAATGAAGAGGTATGGCAGGAAACTCGTCTATTTGATACAGTAAAAGGTGAAACCCGCTCTATGAGAGGTAAAGAGGATAGTGCTGATTATCGTTATTTCCCAGAGCCTGATCTTCTTCCAGTAATTCTTGATGATGAGATGATCGAAGAGGCTAAAAATATACCAGAAATGCCTGATGCTAAAAGAGCAAGGTATGTTAAAGATTTTGGTATTCGTGAATATGATGCCGTTGTCATAACATCTGAAGTTGAGATGGCACGTTTTTATGAAGAGATGATAGAAGAGGGTGCAAACCCTAAAGAGGCAGCAAAGTGGCTTACAATCGAGCTTCAAGGAAGACTAAAAGGTGGTATGACAGTTGAAACATCTCCTGTTAGTGCCAAGCAACTTGCATTGATTGTAAAAAGAATAGAAGAGAGCACTATTAGCGGTAAAGCCGGTAAAGATGTTCTTGACTATCTCTTTGAAAACCAAGGTGCAGATGTTGATGAAGTCATAGAAAAACTTGGTTTAAAACAAGTTAGCGATGATGGTGCAATTTTGGCTTTAATAGATGAAGTTTTAGCCAATAATCAAGACAAAGTAGAAGAGTATAAAGGTGGTAAAGAGAAGCTTTTTGGCTTTTTTGTTGGACAAGTAATGAAAGCTTCGAAAGGTTCTGCTAACCCAGGTAAAGTTAATCAACTACTAAAAGAGCGTCTTAACTCTTGA